A genome region from Glycine max cultivar Williams 82 chromosome 5, Glycine_max_v4.0, whole genome shotgun sequence includes the following:
- the LOC102661757 gene encoding uncharacterized protein, translating into MEIEHRAYWAMKSCNMVFDEASMERKLQLQELEEIRLEGYVNFKIYKEKVKRIHDSRILRKEFHIGQKVLLFNSHLKLIFVEIKNEVTGKEFNVNGHQLKLFHENPQVEGEFVADLSLVLPILCDDVPRMALEDFVSVCV; encoded by the exons ATGGAAATTGAGCACCGTGCGTATTGGGCGATGAAGAGTTGTAACATGGTATTTGATGAAGCGAGTATGGAAAGGAAGCTTCAATTGCAAGAACTTGAGGAGATCCGCTTAGAAGGCTATGTGAACTTCAAGATCTACAAGGAGAAAGTGAAGAGGATTCATGACTCTAGGATTCTTAgaaaggagttccatattggcCAAAAAGTACTCTTGTTTAACTCTCACCTCAAGCTTATTTTTG ttgagattaaaaatgaagttaCCGGAAAAGAATTCAATGTGAACGGTCACCAACTCAAGCTTTTTCATGAGAACCCCCAAGTGGAGGGTGAATTTGTGGCGGACCTCTCTTTGGTCTTGCCAATTTTATGTGATGATGTGCCTCGAATGGCACTTGAGGA ttttgtgtCTGTTTGTGTTTAG